GCAGAGCCGGCTCGCCAATCCGCAGCGCTGCTGGAACTGGTTCGACACCGAGTCCGGCCGCGCGCAGGCCGAGGCCGCACTGATCCTCGCCGCGATCGATCAGGTCTGCCTGCTTCACGGCGCCGATCGCGAGCGCGTGGCGATCGTGGGGCTCTCCGCCGGTGCGGGCATGGCCGCGTTGCTCGCGACGATGCATCCGGAGCGCTTCAGCGCGGTCGCGATGCACTCGGGCGTGCCGCCGGGGCTGGCGAGTTCGGCGACGAACGCGCTGCGCGCGATGCGCGGGCGGGCGGAAGCCGCGACCGTGGAAGGCGGCACGGCATGGCCGCCGCTCCTCGTCATCCAGGGCAATCAGGATCGCGTCGTGGCGGCCGCCAATGCGTTCGAGGCGGCACGCCAATGGGCGCTCGCCGCCGGCGCCGCCACGGTCCACGACCGCCGGGTGCAGCGCGGCAAGCGGCTGCCGATGACGATCGTCGACTTCAAGCGGGGCAGCACGGTCGCGGTGTCGCTCGTCGAGATCGACGGCCTCGCGCATGCATGGAGCGGCGGCACCGCGAAGGAGCCGTTCAGCGATCCCACCGGGCCGGATGCGACGGCGATGATCTGGCGCTTCGTGGCGAAGCGCTTCTCGGCGAAGCGCTGAAGCCCTCTTGCTCCCTCTCCCGCTTGCGGGAGAGGGCAGGGGTGAGGGCCAGCGGCCGTGTCAGTACTGAAGCCTTCCCGCCCTCTCGCCGAGCGGTGACCTCAGGCCTGGAGCTCGCTTCCCGCGAGCAGATCGCGCCACTGCTGCTGCTGTTCGAAGAACTGCCGCCAGGCCTCGTCGGCCAGCGCCTGGTGGCGATCCGCATCGTCCGTCTCGCCGAGCATCAGGAAGGTCTGCGCCAGCCGGCTGTGCGTGATCGCGCGGTCATCGAGCTCGCACTCGGGATCGAGCTCGATCTCGGCCTCGCGCGCCTGATGCAGCGCGTGCTCGTGCTGCCCGAGGTTGGCCCGGCACCAGGCCAGGTCCGACAGCAGGCTGCTGCCCAGACGCTCCAGCCCCAGCGACATCGCCTGCGGCAGGTGTTCCTCGTACAGGCGTCTGGCTTCGTCGAAGCCGCCCTGCATCGTCAGCACCTGCGCGCGCAGCACCGGCGTCAGCTCGGTCATCATCTGCGCGCCGACGGCCTCGTCGAAGTGGTGCACGGAGTCCACCGAGAGCATCAGCTCGGACCCGCGCCACGACTGGCCCGACAGGCTCTCGCGCCGCAGCTGCGAGGCGCGCATGCCGGCCATGTTGAACATCAGCGCCGACAGCGAGGCATCGTCGCCTTCCACCGACGCGTGACGGCGCGCGCGGATGTACCAGCGCTGCGCGGACGCGGTGTCGCCGGCGTAATGCCAGGCCAGGCCCAGCGTGATCGCCACGCGCGCCAGCGCCACGTTGTGCTCGGGCGGCG
This genomic stretch from Mitsuaria sp. 7 harbors:
- a CDS encoding PHB depolymerase family esterase, translated to MVRRSSTAALRKAWNKGLRAVTGQVVRAATKAARDATKDAVPGLKKTPPHPSPSLGDWLSGLATGRAGMRRFKLFRPTGLTAGERPPLVVMLHGCGQEPAGFARSTRMNRLAARERFLVLYPEQSRLANPQRCWNWFDTESGRAQAEAALILAAIDQVCLLHGADRERVAIVGLSAGAGMAALLATMHPERFSAVAMHSGVPPGLASSATNALRAMRGRAEAATVEGGTAWPPLLVIQGNQDRVVAAANAFEAARQWALAAGAATVHDRRVQRGKRLPMTIVDFKRGSTVAVSLVEIDGLAHAWSGGTAKEPFSDPTGPDATAMIWRFVAKRFSAKR